AAGCTTTAACTTTTGGACCTGAAGTTATCCAGCCTGATTTTAAAACTTCTACTACGGATTCGATTTCCCTTTCAGTAATATCTGGTGGTGAAAAAGGAATATTATATTTTTTCATTTATTTCATCCTCTCCTATTTTTGACACATAAAAAAACCAGTGTCCTTAGTAATAGTAATAATATTTTTATTGATTATTATGTCTTCAATATAATTGACTAATTTTTTATATAATTTTTCATTAAAATTATCTTTTACATTTCCAGGCATAGAGAAAATATAATGTATAAGTGGAAGTGCCTCATCTATAAGAAGTGCATCTTCATATTTAGATAATATAATATTTTTGAAATACTTATCTAAAATATCTTTACCATTTTCCAGATTAAAATTATTTGTACTATTCCAACTTTCAGAAGTAAGTTCCTTTGAATTAAAATTTTCTATAATATCTCTTAATTCTTTCATATGGTTTATCCCCACAGTGGATGCGAAAAAGTAACCATTAGGTTTTAAAACTCTTTTAATTTCCTTTAAACCTTGATGTATATCAGATAAATGATACAACATATGATTTGCTATGACAATATCAAATTCATCTTCTGTATAGGGAATATCTTCAGCATTAATAAGTTTAAAGTTAAATTTATGACTATTAATATTTAAATTTCGCTTGGCATCTTCTAGCATACCTTTAGAAAAATCTGAGAGGATTATGCTGAAGTTTTTAGGGATTTTGTTAAGGTTTTTAATCCATAGGCTAGCATCTCCACAACCAAGTTCTAGAATTTTAATTTCTCCTTTTAAATTTAAATCTAAAATTTTTTTAAAAAACCATGGCATCCACCCTTCTTTATTTTTACTATATTTTTCGTGAATGGATATTCTAGATCTAAGGTTTGTAGCATCTTTATATTGCTGTAGCCATTTATCATTAGTGTTTACAATACCAATAATACTTATTATTTCCTCCCATGGAGGAGAGCCACCGTTAGTAGGCATGTTTCCTAAAACTTTATCTATGGCATCAATAACTGTATTAAAATGAGATATTTTATCTTGAATAATTTTCCTTTGTAAGTTTAAAGAATTTTTTAAATCTCCATTTTGATTATCAAATAGCATAATTTTGTTTATATCCTCTAAAGATAAACCTATGAACTTTAAAGTTAAAATCTTTTGGAGTTTTATAAAATCTTTCATGCTATATAATCTATGACCTTTTTCATTATGCTTTGAAGGCTTTAAAATTCCGATTTTATCATAATATCTTAAAGTTCTTATGGTAACACTAGCTTTATCCGCAAATTCACCAGTAGAAAGATACTCTTCCATAAAATATCACCTCATCCCTTTTCTTATTTTAATACATTACGTAAGGTCATAGTCAATAGTTTTTGGTAATTATTTTCTAAATATTAAATTTAAATATATTGTAACCCTAAAAGACAAGTTATAAGGTATAATTAATTTAAAAATGAAATTTTAAGGAGTCTTTACATATGGCATATAAGATACTTTTAGTTGAAGATGAAGAAAGTATTAGAAGTTTTATAAAAGTATTTTTAAAAAATAATAACTTTGAAGTAGAAGAAGCAGAAACAGGAGAAGAAGCTTTAGAAAAAATTAAAAGGCTAAACTTTGACCTAGTATTATTAGATGTTATGTTACCTTCTATTAACGGATTTAAGGTATGTGAGATTTTAAGAGAGGAATATAAAGGTTTAGGAATAATTATGCTTACGGCTAGAGGACAGGATATAGATAGAATAGAAGGACTTGAAAATGGCGCTGATGATTACATAGTAAAGCCTTTTAATCCTAAAGAACTTTTGCTTAGAATAAAGTCTGTACTAAGAAGAACAGAAAGTAGTCCTAATAAAGAGAGTGTTGAGATATTAAGCGCTCCTTTTAGAATAGATATATATTCACAAAGATTATTTAAAAACGAAAAAGAAATAGATACAACACCAAAAGAATTTATTCTTATGAAAACGTTTATGGAAAATGCCGGAAAAGCCTTTAGTAGAGAGGATCTTCTAAATAGAGTTTGGGGATGGGATTTTTATGGCGAATCTAAAATTGTGGATGTAAATATTAGACGTCTTAGAACTAAAATTGAGGAAGATCCATCAAATCCTAAATATATAGAAACAGTGTGGGGTATAGGTTATAGATGGGCAAATAATTAGTGAGAGTGGATAAAATGAAAAGCATAAAAAAAAGATTGACTATGAGTTATATAGAAGTTTTATTTTTTAGTATAGTAATTCTAGAAATAATACTTTTTCGTTTTGTAAGCCTATACTTTTATGGTAATTTAGAACAAAATCTATTAAGTCAAATAAAAACTTCAGCAGAATTTTATAATAGATATTTTTCATCTGCTAGTCTTGAAGAAAATATAATGTCTAATGTAGATATATTTTGGAAACAAACTCCAGCACAGGTGCAAATTATAGATACAAAAGGAAACATATTAATGGATTCTATCGGAGTAAGGAAATTAGAGCCAACAAATCCTGTGGATTATGCGGAAGCGTTAAAAGGAAAGTATGGAGTCTGGAGAGGGAGAGTTTCTTACGACAGCAGTGGGGTTATGGCTATATCTTATCCTTTAAAATCAGACAATAAAATAGTGGGAGTTTTAAGGTTTATAACTTCTTTAAAAGAGGTAAATAGAGATATACAGAGCATAGTAATTGTTTTTTTAATAATCGGAGCTGTGGTAACTTTAATTGGTTCTATTGCTAGCTTATTTTTAGGTCAGTCTATAATAGTACCTATCAAAGAACTAACTTTTATAGCAGAAAAGATGGCTGATGGAGATTTTAAAGCAAGAAGTGAAAATAATAGTGAAGATGAAATAGGAAAATTATCGGATACATTAAACTATATGGCAGAGGAGATAGAAAAAAAGGATAATTTAAAAAATGATTTTATATCTTCCGTTTCCCATGAGTTAAGGACGCCTTTAACGGCTATAAAGGGATGGGCTGTGGTACTTAACTCAGAGCATATAGATAAAACTACATTAGATGAAGGTCTTTCTATAATTGAAAAAGAAAGCGATAGATTAAGTAATATGGTAGAAGAACTTTTAGACTTTTCTAGGTTTGTATCAGGAAAGGTTGTTTTAAATAAAGAAGAGATTAATCCTAATATTTTATGTAATTATATTAAAACGTATTTAAAACCAAGGGCAGAGCGAGAGAATATTGAGTTAAAAGTAAATTGTATAGAAGGCATGAGAAACATATGGGGAGATAAGAATAGGTTAAAGCAGGTTTGCATAAATCTTCTTGATAACGCTTTTAAGTTTACGGATAGGGGTGGAACAGTTAATTTTAAAATATATAAAGAGGATAATTACGATATTATTGAGGTGAAAGATACAGGATGTGGTATTGGTAAAGAAGAACTTCCTAAGGTAAAGGAGAAGTTTTATAAAGGAAGAAGTAGTAAATCACAAAATGGAATAGGTCTTTCCATATGCGATGAAATAGTTAATCTACACAGTGGAAAATTTGTCATAGAAAGTGAAGAAAATGTCGGAACTAAGGTTATTATTAAGCTTCCACTAAAGTAAAATAATAGTATAGGAGAAAATTCATATGAAAATAAAACTTAGATTTTATATAAGTATTTGTTTTATTATTTTTTTTCTTAGTGGATGTATGAATCTAAAGATAGACACAAAGGAAAAAATATTTAAGCCTTATAACAAGTCTATACCTATCTACGGAGTTTGGAATATACAATCATATAAGTCGGACAATGAAATTACAAGAGAAAAAACTTTAGATAAGTTAAATAATAAACTCAATGGAGTAGTAAAGTTTTCTGATAGTTTTGTTAAAATTGGTAAGGAGATTTGTCATAATCCATCTTTTAAAATAAAAACTGTAGATGCAGATCAGTATTTAATCTATGCATATAAAAAAACCAAAGAGGAGTTAGGAATAAAAAATCAAAAAATAGATGTTATATCTATAACTTCTGGTGAAAAACATTTTTATGATGTTATTTCTATTGATGATAACAATTGTATAATTCATGCCTTTGATGCATTTATATATATAGTAAAAACAGATAAGGAATTAAAAGATGAAGAGAGTATAAGCAATACTAAGAATCTGGATAATATAAAAAAAGAAAAAGAACATATTGATGGTGATTTAAGGACTACGGTTTATATAGGTTTAAGAAACGAAAAAGACAATATATTCGAAGATAACAATAAAAAATCAAAGAAAACTAAAGTTAGTGAGTATAGGACAATTTCTATAAGTACTGAAAATAAAAAAGTACTGAGAATAATGGATTTGGATGATTTACTAGTACCTAGAATGACAGGATTTTCTACAATAACATCTGATCGATATTTTAGAAAAGGTGCTTTGATAGATAATTTTACTTCCTATCCACTGGAAGATAATAAAAGATCTTTAAATAGGTTAAAAAATAATAGTAAAAGTATTTTAGATTTAAACGATGGGGAAAACCTTCTATGTAAAATTAATTTCATAAGTAACGATTATATTGGAATTAAATATGGGATAGGTAAGGATGCAAATTTGATTAAATATGATAAATTTGCGGTATTTCCATTAGATAATCTAAAGGAAGGACCATTAAAAGTTTCTGATGTTTTCAAAGATATAAAGGATGACTATTTAAAAGTTCTTAGAAATGAGATATTGAATAAGGGGATGAAAATTGATGAGGATAGTTTTTCTTTAATAAGAAAAAATGGACATTGGCTTGCAGTTGGAAGAGCAGAAGATAAAAAGGATCCAAATAAATATGAGGAATATATGTTAAATTTAATACCTACAAATGGTGTTATGAATTATGATGAATTAGTGGTTCCTTGGAATAATATAAAAGAAAGAGTTCCCGATGCAAAAGATGCTTTTACATCTCCTAATAAAGATATATTAATAGTTTTAAACGATAAAAATTTGTTTATATACTCTATAGATGAGGGGATTATATCTAAGAAGCCTATAAGAGTTGTAAGTATAAAGCAGGGACAAGAAGTTGTAATGATAGAGTGGGCTAGGGGAGAATATGCTAAAAGGTGGCAAAACACTAGTGAATATATTGGTGGAAGAATTATAAAATAAAAGATGCGTATAAGACTAATGTTAAATAAAAAGAAGTAACTATTTTTCGTTACTTCTTTTTATTTAAATATTTTATTATTCCTGTTCCAATTCGCATACTTAAGTCTTGAAGAAAGAAATCATTTTCTAATTTCTTTTTATCTTCTAAATTTGTTATGAATCCACATTCTACTAATACAGAAGGGATATTTGAATGTTTCAATATGTATATATTATCCGTCAATGTTTCACCTATATTCCAATTTTCAGATTCAGAAATTGAGTTTAATATAAGATTTGATAAATCTTTTTTATCTTCAGCATGTCCTAAAGAGGTATTTATATAATTATTTATACCTTGGGAAGAAGGGTTTTTAGAATAATTTACGTGTATAGAAATCATAATATCAGCATTGGATTTATTTGTAATTTCCGTTCTTTTAATTAGGTCTTCACTTTCATTTTTAGCATTTTCCATTGCTTTATCTGATGTTCTAGTCATTATTATATTACAGCCAGTTTCTTTTAAATAAGATTCTAAATAAGTAGCCACTTTTAAAGTTATGTCTTTTTCTATAAGCTTTCCATCCTGTGAAGTAGTACCAGGATCAAAACCACCATGACCAGCATCTATTACAATGGTTTTACCAACTAGATTTGCCATATTTGTGTTTTTCTTTAAGTTTGGCAATTCATAAGATTTATTACCTCTAGAAAGCTCATAGTTTTTCATATCTTGAATATGTTTTTTATCTAGTTTTTTTATTTCTTTTATAGTGTGTAGAGAAAATACAAATATAATCCCCATAAAAAGAATAAGAACATTACTTAAAAAAGGCATTGTCCAAATATTTTTTAAATTAAATTTTTTATTCTTACTCATAATATAACTCCTTGTAGCATAAGTGTATAATTGTATTCTATAACAAAATACAATAAGTAACAATATTAAATAGTAATAAATAAAAAATTAACCTTTATAATAGTTCATTACTTTTTTAACATAATGGCGGGTTTCACTAGGTAATTTAGATATGCCTTCTACTGTAGTAACACCTCTTCTTCTTAAAGTTCCTGGACCTGCATTATAAGATGCTAATCCTAACATTAAATTTCCTTTTTGAATTTTTATCATATCTTTTAGATGCTTTGTTCCTGCATCTATATTTTCCTCTATACTATAGGGATTAGAAACTCCATATTCAACACAATTTTCAGGCATTAGTTGCATAAGTCCCATAGCACCAGCATGAGATACACATTTAGGATTAAAATCGGACTCTTGCTTTATAACAGATAAAATTAAGTTTTTATCCATACCATACTTTTGAGAAGCCTTCTCCACAGCTTTTAGTATAGCAGAATTTTTAACAATGATTTTACCATTAGAGTAGGGTTTTGAAATTTCTTTATAGGAATTAATCCCATAAGAATTATTTATCTTATTTAGATTTGTAGAATTTATATTTTTAAATGTAATAGTATCTTCCATGTTTTTTATCATTGGTAGATTCTCTAGGTTTATACCTGCTATATTATTATTTAATTCAGTTTTTAAATCATTATCTTGTGAACTAGCCATAGAGTTTAAAAGGGTCTCTAGCAACATAGAAAAGTTGTTGCTTTTAGGTAAGCTATTTAGTATTTCTTTATATAAGGTATTTTTAAAATAATTTTCTAAAACCACATTATTAAATTGATTATTAGCTTTCATAATAAACACTCCTAAAGATATTATATAAATAATTATCGTGTATCTATATGCTAAACTTTAATAATTCTTGAGATAATTAAAATGGAAAATAGAAATTTTTTCTTGACTTCATAAAAAAACTGTTATATATTAATACAGAAGAAAAAAATAATACCTTTAAAATAGATCCAGAGAGGTCTACAAGGAAGATAAAATTAAACTTTTAAGTTATAAATTATACTATAGGTATAATTATATAAAATTATAACTTATAAACCAATAATTAGGCAAATTCAGTCTTCCTTAAATGAGGAAGACTTTTTTATTTACCTTTAAACCTAGTCCAGAGAGACTAAAAAGGAGGAGTATGAAATGTTAAAAGGAAGACATTTAATTGATCCAATGGATTTCACAGTAGAGGAAT
The nucleotide sequence above comes from Hathewaya histolytica. Encoded proteins:
- a CDS encoding MerR family transcriptional regulator, with product MEEYLSTGEFADKASVTIRTLRYYDKIGILKPSKHNEKGHRLYSMKDFIKLQKILTLKFIGLSLEDINKIMLFDNQNGDLKNSLNLQRKIIQDKISHFNTVIDAIDKVLGNMPTNGGSPPWEEIISIIGIVNTNDKWLQQYKDATNLRSRISIHEKYSKNKEGWMPWFFKKILDLNLKGEIKILELGCGDASLWIKNLNKIPKNFSIILSDFSKGMLEDAKRNLNINSHKFNFKLINAEDIPYTEDEFDIVIANHMLYHLSDIHQGLKEIKRVLKPNGYFFASTVGINHMKELRDIIENFNSKELTSESWNSTNNFNLENGKDILDKYFKNIILSKYEDALLIDEALPLIHYIFSMPGNVKDNFNEKLYKKLVNYIEDIIINKNIITITKDTGFFMCQK
- a CDS encoding response regulator — encoded protein: MAYKILLVEDEESIRSFIKVFLKNNNFEVEEAETGEEALEKIKRLNFDLVLLDVMLPSINGFKVCEILREEYKGLGIIMLTARGQDIDRIEGLENGADDYIVKPFNPKELLLRIKSVLRRTESSPNKESVEILSAPFRIDIYSQRLFKNEKEIDTTPKEFILMKTFMENAGKAFSREDLLNRVWGWDFYGESKIVDVNIRRLRTKIEEDPSNPKYIETVWGIGYRWANN
- a CDS encoding sensor histidine kinase; this encodes MKSIKKRLTMSYIEVLFFSIVILEIILFRFVSLYFYGNLEQNLLSQIKTSAEFYNRYFSSASLEENIMSNVDIFWKQTPAQVQIIDTKGNILMDSIGVRKLEPTNPVDYAEALKGKYGVWRGRVSYDSSGVMAISYPLKSDNKIVGVLRFITSLKEVNRDIQSIVIVFLIIGAVVTLIGSIASLFLGQSIIVPIKELTFIAEKMADGDFKARSENNSEDEIGKLSDTLNYMAEEIEKKDNLKNDFISSVSHELRTPLTAIKGWAVVLNSEHIDKTTLDEGLSIIEKESDRLSNMVEELLDFSRFVSGKVVLNKEEINPNILCNYIKTYLKPRAERENIELKVNCIEGMRNIWGDKNRLKQVCINLLDNAFKFTDRGGTVNFKIYKEDNYDIIEVKDTGCGIGKEELPKVKEKFYKGRSSKSQNGIGLSICDEIVNLHSGKFVIESEENVGTKVIIKLPLK
- a CDS encoding N-acetylmuramoyl-L-alanine amidase family protein; its protein translation is MSKNKKFNLKNIWTMPFLSNVLILFMGIIFVFSLHTIKEIKKLDKKHIQDMKNYELSRGNKSYELPNLKKNTNMANLVGKTIVIDAGHGGFDPGTTSQDGKLIEKDITLKVATYLESYLKETGCNIIMTRTSDKAMENAKNESEDLIKRTEITNKSNADIMISIHVNYSKNPSSQGINNYINTSLGHAEDKKDLSNLILNSISESENWNIGETLTDNIYILKHSNIPSVLVECGFITNLEDKKKLENDFFLQDLSMRIGTGIIKYLNKKK
- a CDS encoding lytic transglycosylase domain-containing protein, with amino-acid sequence MKANNQFNNVVLENYFKNTLYKEILNSLPKSNNFSMLLETLLNSMASSQDNDLKTELNNNIAGINLENLPMIKNMEDTITFKNINSTNLNKINNSYGINSYKEISKPYSNGKIIVKNSAILKAVEKASQKYGMDKNLILSVIKQESDFNPKCVSHAGAMGLMQLMPENCVEYGVSNPYSIEENIDAGTKHLKDMIKIQKGNLMLGLASYNAGPGTLRRRGVTTVEGISKLPSETRHYVKKVMNYYKG